A single genomic interval of Nitrospinota bacterium harbors:
- a CDS encoding DUF885 domain-containing protein encodes AAYIPPAPFEKNQNGIFWVTPVEKENLESLKDHSKYKIVVIALHEAYPGHHLQFVHSNKIKSKIRRQFFTPLFAEGWALYCEEMMYENGFYTDPRIRFLQLKGQLWRACRVVIDVKLHLKKMGIDDAVDMLVNVARLERVQAIGEVKRYTQTPTQPMSYIMGKQEILKLRDDVKELRPNRFNIRDFHNELLSFGTIPIGLIRERILNP; translated from the coding sequence TGCAGCCTATATACCTCCTGCGCCTTTTGAAAAAAATCAAAATGGTATCTTTTGGGTCACTCCTGTAGAGAAAGAAAATTTAGAATCCCTTAAAGATCATAGTAAATATAAAATTGTAGTCATCGCTCTCCATGAGGCATATCCAGGCCATCACCTTCAATTTGTCCATTCCAATAAGATTAAATCAAAAATTAGAAGACAATTTTTCACCCCTCTTTTTGCGGAAGGATGGGCATTATACTGTGAGGAAATGATGTATGAGAATGGGTTCTACACTGACCCAAGAATACGCTTTTTACAATTAAAGGGACAGCTCTGGCGGGCGTGTCGGGTTGTCATAGATGTAAAGCTTCATCTGAAAAAGATGGGTATTGATGATGCAGTAGATATGCTTGTAAATGTTGCAAGATTGGAAAGAGTACAGGCTATAGGAGAAGTAAAACGTTATACCCAGACACCAACACAGCCGATGAGCTATATTATGGGAAAGCAGGAAATTTTAAAATTGAGAGATGATGTAAAAGAACTAAGACCGAACCGTTTTAACATTAGAGATTTTCACAATGAGCTTCTTAGTTTTGGAACGATACCCATAGGCTTGATAAGGGAGAGAATACTCAATCCTTAA
- a CDS encoding 2-dehydropantoate 2-reductase, whose product MVVGTGGVGGYFGGLLAKKYQDIIFLARGSHLKAIQNKGLIVESYKGNFAVKVKATSDPKIIDPPDLILFCVKSFNTLKAAAEIKSFLKKDTAIISLQNGIDNVEKLEKIFGKGRVLGGVVYIFSMIKKPGIIHHSAGGRIVFGELDGKVSFRTKEILKIFQDADIHCSISDSIFKDLWEKLVWNSFFNAFTAITRKTVKEVMEDNDSVELARLGMKEILEVARAESVLLDEKAIDKALELSQNVGHDKTSMLRDLEKGRPLELEALNGEVVRRGIKYGIPVPVNQTLYTILKLMSAPDSFFKD is encoded by the coding sequence TTGGTTGTTGGTACTGGAGGAGTAGGAGGCTATTTTGGAGGACTTTTAGCAAAGAAATATCAAGACATTATCTTCTTAGCAAGGGGATCACATTTAAAAGCCATACAAAACAAAGGATTAATTGTTGAGAGTTATAAAGGAAATTTTGCTGTTAAGGTTAAGGCCACCTCTGATCCCAAAATAATAGACCCACCCGATTTAATCTTATTCTGTGTAAAATCATTTAATACCCTGAAGGCTGCCGCTGAGATAAAATCTTTTCTTAAAAAGGATACAGCTATCATTTCTTTGCAAAATGGTATAGATAATGTAGAGAAGCTCGAGAAAATTTTTGGAAAAGGGAGAGTTCTCGGTGGCGTTGTCTATATCTTCTCTATGATAAAAAAACCGGGTATCATCCATCATTCAGCAGGAGGAAGAATAGTATTTGGCGAATTGGATGGCAAAGTATCCTTCCGGACAAAAGAAATCCTTAAAATATTTCAAGATGCGGATATCCATTGTAGTATTTCTGATTCCATCTTTAAAGATCTCTGGGAAAAACTTGTATGGAACTCTTTTTTTAATGCTTTTACAGCCATTACGAGAAAAACTGTGAAGGAAGTGATGGAAGATAATGATTCAGTTGAGCTCGCAAGATTGGGAATGAAAGAGATATTAGAGGTTGCCAGGGCAGAATCAGTGCTTCTCGATGAAAAGGCAATAGACAAAGCATTAGAGCTATCTCAAAATGTCGGTCATGATAAAACATCTATGTTACGTGATTTAGAAAAGGGAAGACCTCTAGAGCTGGAGGCATTAAACGGAGAGGTTGTAAGGAGAGGAATAAAATATGGGATTCCTGTGCCGGTCAATCAGACATTGTATACTATATTAAAATTAATGTCTGCTCCTGATAGCTTTTTTAAGGATTGA
- the cdaA gene encoding diadenylate cyclase CdaA, protein MRHEVMLRSLVDILLVSFIIYNLLLLIRGTRAVQMAVGVVLIILAFYFSERFQFPTVHWLLRNFLSYIVIAIIVLFQAEIRRGLAKFGTNPFLNLFYKQEQDTSLEEIVMTATTMSQKRIGGLIVIENEVGLRTYIEGGIKIDAVVTLDLLLSIFNPKSPLHDGAVIIKNGRIMAASSFLPLTTNPRLSKDLGTRHRAALGISEESDAVVIVISEETWAISLVHRGKIYRNLATTSLRNHLYESLEKKKLKRKKEKLSN, encoded by the coding sequence ATAAGGCATGAGGTTATGCTCAGGTCCCTGGTTGACATTCTATTAGTCAGTTTTATTATATACAATCTCTTATTACTTATTAGAGGTACCAGGGCTGTCCAAATGGCTGTTGGAGTCGTATTAATTATCCTAGCTTTCTATTTCTCCGAAAGATTTCAATTTCCTACAGTCCACTGGCTTTTAAGAAACTTTCTGTCATATATTGTTATTGCTATTATCGTTTTGTTTCAAGCGGAAATAAGAAGGGGATTAGCAAAATTTGGAACTAACCCCTTCTTGAATCTTTTTTATAAGCAAGAACAAGATACGTCCCTTGAAGAAATCGTCATGACTGCTACAACTATGTCTCAAAAGCGTATTGGTGGTCTTATTGTTATAGAAAATGAGGTTGGATTACGAACCTATATAGAGGGGGGTATTAAAATCGATGCAGTAGTTACCCTAGACCTCTTATTAAGTATTTTCAATCCAAAGTCCCCTCTCCATGATGGAGCAGTAATAATTAAAAACGGAAGGATAATGGCTGCATCCTCCTTCCTTCCCCTAACTACGAACCCCAGATTAAGTAAAGACTTAGGAACAAGGCACAGGGCTGCTTTAGGTATATCTGAGGAAAGTGATGCTGTTGTCATTGTTATATCAGAAGAGACGTGGGCAATTTCTTTGGTTCATAGAGGAAAGATTTATAGAAATCTTGCTACAACCTCTTTGAGAAACCATCTATATGAATCCTTAGAAAAAAAGAAACTTAAAAGAAAAAAAGAAAAACTTAGTAATTGA